CGTCCGCTAGTGAGATTTGTCGCATGGTTAACGCCGTCTACAATGAGAGTTAAGGGGCCAAATTGCAAATACAAATCTTGTGTATATGGTAAACTTTACCTTCTCATTTTTTGTGTAAGATAAGAGTACTCACATAGGTTTCCAATTCCCatgttttgatgtttcaaaTGTGGGATTTTGTTAGGGCTGCCAAACTTTGGAACCATTGAAATTGATTGGGAATCCCAGCCGGTGAGTTTGAAATTCAATGTCCGAGACAAAAACGGAGTTGCTGTTACAGGTGTCAATATTTCGTTATCCGAATTACATCCATCAAATTCAGAGACTCAAGTGGGAGATAATCAGAGGCATTGCACTCTTGAAGTTAGTCTTCCGTGGATTAAAAGACATCGTCTCGTGATCTTATTTTCTTTCACCATAGTCGGTATGTCACTTCTAAATTCTATTTACTAGACTTTGTTTTTTGAGAAAGAAGTTTCATGGTAGCTTATAAAGTTATCAGTAAATCAAATTATGGTCTAAATATCAGTTAATCTAAGTTGGATTAGCTCTGTATACTCATTGTATAACACGGTTATTTTCTTATGTGTGTCTATGTTTGCACATGAAAAATTGACACGGGATGATACTTTAGtgattatttttatagtttatgtgtttcttaattaaattgtcCATGCTTACTTGCTTAGATGATTGAACATGAACTCTTTCTAGTTTCTATTGATTGCCTAATTTTGGTTTTAGAGTATGGTTTCACGAGATGTTTTAGTTATTTCTTCCTTTCTATTGATGCAGCGTTGCTTCTTGTAATATTCCTAGTGCTAGCATGTGCTTGTTTCTCAATTTGTCAACTTGGAGGATGCAAAAGAAAGCGCGAATAACATACCTAGATAAATACTCCACAATTAACAAAAAGGAGCATGTGTAATCTCTTCTCCTTTGTAGATTTTAGCTTATTAGTGATTATAACTTATAGGTCAATAAGATATAGAGTATTCTTCTACTGTTTTCACTGGTTTTTTACATTTAGCGTGTTCGGTTTTTTATGTGAATTTTATAGCAACTGTTTAATACTACCCCTAATgcaaaaccaaacacactttgaagtagttttttcattttgtttggtAGTTTTATTTAATGCTTGAGCTGTTTGATATGATTCATGGAATGTCAGCCTCTAAGCTGCTATGTTAGGGAATCCAGTAGCTTTTGCTGCTGCttcatttgattaattttttctttgtgaGTAAAAAGATGGACTAATTAATATTTTCCTTAaatcttaaatattttattttaattttgtagcAATGCAAACAAAAATATGATCACAGTAGATATAGTCAACCTAAACTCAGTAAAAGAATTGAAAAGTATAATGTTCAATTTCTTCTTTCCTTCCAGAAAGTCCCCACTGTCAGCAGCATGGAATATGCTTGTGACGTATAAACCAGGGTGTCTTTTTCCACATATGGTCAATGAAAAATTGACATACCATTAATTTAAATGTGAAATAATTGTGATATGAGAgttgaattatataatataaattttcatcTTTGATATGGCATCCggtttttaaattattgtttatatatttaaCCTAAATGAAATAAGggttcatttaaaaaaatgagataaagaaatgtttttttttgtggtgacctTGGGGCCAacactgccaaagatccaatacatagggggctgttttgtattttaattagttaggggtccaaaattgcaacttttggaaagatagggggccaaaagtgcaattaagccctAAATTTAACTACTTACCATCAAAAGTTCATATACCGtaaatttaactatttagtATGTGTTTGGTTTTCTGTTTGCAACACACAAAAACGCGTTTGCATGTTTTCGAATGCGTTATTGTCATGAATTTTAGAAGCTCCAAATACTAACTTCTACATTAACATGATTTTTTGCCGTGATTTCCATCCAACTCTGTTTTGCAAACGCTGCGCCCATAACATACTCATACATGGacataaatgaataaaatttgaCACAATAACATTTTTGCaatattcataatttaaaaaaaaaaaaaaaaaaacctatatgAGAGTTTCATGCAAAGGGGGACTAAATTAATTTGTTCAGCAAAATCTTTCAACCAAGTAAAAGTCAATGTTGGTATATATTGCATTGCAACCAAGGCGTGTTTGACTCGTCACCTTTCCATGACTACCTCATCCCATACGCTACCATCAATAATGTTAAGATCCAAATTATTTAACACACACAACCAAAGAAACTAAGAACAACGCGTTCTTTGAATTTCACACACAAGAAAAGCAAAGTGAACACCATATTCATCAATTTAAACATCTACCTATGCTACTAACCAAATCAAAAACAACCCCAAAATCTTCAACCTCACCATGGCATGGCAAACCTTAACAACACTTATAATCATCACAATCATAACAACTTTCCCAAAAACAAAATCCCAACAAGAATACGTAAACAACAAACAACTAGATTGTGAAAACACATACAACTCAACTTTAGGCAACATATGCAATAGCATCCCTTCATGTCAATCCTATCTCACCTTCAAATCCACTCCACAATTTAACACCCCCTCTTCCATTTCACACCTCCTCAACTCCTCCGCATCTCTCATCTcacaatccaacaacatctccACCGTCCAAACCCTCCCTACAGACACAATCATAACCGTCCCTATAAACTGCACATGCTCCAACAACAACACCTACTACCAACACAACACTTCCTACACTATACAAAACACCGGTGAAACTTACTTCACCGTTGCTAATAACACATATCAAGCTTTATCCACGTGTCAAGCTCTTATAGCTCAGAATCCTTATAATGAACGAAAAATTGTACGTGGTAACAACTTAACTGTTCCTCTTCGTTGTGCTTGTCCTACGAAAAAACAGAGTGATGAAGGTTTCAAGTATCTTCTTACGTACTTGGTTTCTGAAGGTGAATCAGTTTCTTCTATTGCTGAAATTTTCAACGTTGATCCACAAAGCATTAATGAAGCTAATGAACTTTCTTCTACATCGTTTATTTTCTACTTTACACCACTTTTAATACCACTCAAAAATGAACCGCCGCAAAAAATAGTCAAACCGGCTTCACCACCGGAGTCTCCGCCTCCGCCGCCACCGGCGGCGGAAAACGGAAGTTCATCCTCTTCCACGAAATGGGTCATCGTTGGTGTAgtggttggtgttgttgttttgcTTTTGGTGGGTGTTGCTCTGTTTTTCCTCTGTTTCCGGCGACGGCGACAACAGAAGCTACAACCACCGGCGGTGGGTAAAGCTTTCTCAGATTCTAACACAAAGAAAGTTTCAGAGGTTACTTCAACATCTCAATCTTGGTCTCTTTCTTCTGAGGGAATTCGTTATGCGGTTGATTCATTGACTGTGTACAAATATGAGGATTTGCAAAATGCAACAAATTTTTTCAGTGAAGAGAATAAGATTAAAGGTTCTGTTTATAGAGCTTCTTTTAAAGGTGATGATGCTGCTGTTAAGATTCTTAAAGGTGATGTTTCTTCTGAGATTAACATTTTGAAGAGGATTAATCATGCTAATATTATAAGGTTGTCTGGTTTTTGTGTCTACAAAGGTAACACTTATCTTGTTTATGAGTTTGCTGAAAATAATTCTCTTGATGATTGGCTTCACTCTGAGAAGAACAAGGATAAGAATTATTCGAATTCCATGTGTTTGAGTTGGTTTCAGAGAGTTCAGATTGCTCATGATGTAGCTGATGCACTTAATTACCTTCATAATTATGCTAATCCACCTCATGTTCATAAGAATTTGAAAAGTGGTAATATTCTTTTAGATGGAAAATTTAGAGGTAAAGTTTCAAATTTTGGGTTGGCAAGAGTTATGGAGAATGAAGGAGGGGATGAAGGGTTTCAATTAACAAGACATGTAATAGGGACACAAGGTTACATGGCACCGGAGTATATCGAGAATGGTTTGATTACTCCAAAGATGGATGTTTTTGCATTTGGTGTTGTGATTTTGGAGCTTCTTTCTGGTAGAGAAGTTGTTGGTAGTGACAAGAGTAATGGTTTAGGGGATCAGCTTCTTGCTTCAACTGTGAATCAAGTTCTTGAAGGAGACAATGTTAGGGAGAAGCTTAGAGGTTTCATGGATCCAAATTTGAGAGATGAATATCCTTTGGATCTTGCATTTTCAATGGCTGAGATTGCTAAAAGATGTGTTGCTCGTGATCTTAATTCAAGACCAAATGTTTCTGAGGTTTTCATGATTCTGTCTAAGATTCAATCCTCTACATTGGAGTGGGATCCATCTGGTGACCTTGAACGGTCCAGATCTGTTAGCCAAGTTTCTGATAGTAGATAgttaatgatttttaatttcattggaTAAGTGTTTGAGAGTTTATTTAATGTTTCTATATGCAGAGTTTTATGTTGGATCTTATGTATCACATCACTTACATTGATGAATATTTTGCTATTATAAATAGAAGTCCACACTTTGAACTTGTACATTATTGTATTCCTTAAAATGTTTGGAATGACTTATTTGGATTTATCTGTTGGCATACATACTCATGAAATAGTTTGGGAGAGCTTATCAAAAAACCTTATGACCTgtacataagttgttttaagtttattatAATCTCTCCATAATTGCTTATGAAACCAGCTGgcaacttatatgaaaatagtttgactttattttatcttttgttatagaaatagtttatacataagcatTTATATGACAAGCATTTATGCTATAAGTAGTtgattaagctgtttatccaatcAGTATCAAAGTGgtttataaataatagtttcaTTTGTTAATTGCAACAAATTCAGATTTCCAGCAATATATTATTGTCATATATATGTATTGTTTGTCCATATAAATAGGGAAGCGAATCAATCGGCAGATGCACTAGCAAAAGAAGGACTGTCTATGGAATGCGGAAGGGTAAGCTTGTTATTTCCCAAAAGACAATTGTGATTGCAGATTGTGATTTAATCTACTTTAGATTGAAGTATAACTGAGATGTTTACAATTTTCATCTGGTTTTGGCATAGTAACTCTGTTATAGGCCCTTGGCATATTACCATATTGATGAAGTGTTGAATGAATGCTGGAGAGGTGTCTCTGATACTGTGTTGGCTGCCATCCTGTCTCTGAGGTGTctcttgaattatatgttttggTATTATTAATTTCATCTGTTTAAATTAGTATTTTAACCTTATAATTATGATCAATAAGTGCTAGGCTTATGAAATTCATTGCTAATTGTATAACTATGGGCATGTTAGGATTGACTTACTTCATTTTATCTACTCACATAAGTCCCACGATAGGTGTTTATTGTGCTGAGCTCACTagttagtgggataaggctttggttgttgtttgttgtagaaatagcttatatataaaCGATTTTCATAATAATAAGCGCTTATGCTAAGCTGCTAATATGACAGGGTCTAGGTCAACaagtctttattttatttgatttttggtgCTAACCATCCGGTTCTCTGGGGAAATGAGTCCTGGTAATCAGAGTTCGGCCAGGAGGTAAGTAAAGTCGGACCAATAATTTTTCCACTCAGGAATCAGACTCAGGTTCTCATGAACAATTCTTTCTTGATGGAGTTCATTAACCACTTCAGCTCAATTGCTTGGTTAGGTCAATGAGTCTTTAGCTTATCTAGTTCACACATGAGTTATACATGCACTCCTTTTTCTAATATCACATTATCTGATATAGGAATATGTTAAGCCTTATAAAACCAAAGCCCTACATCAGCATATATCAAATGAAATAGGCATATCTAGATATAACCGTGATACATTTTTCACTAGTTtattatagggttaatagtgtttttcactcctgtaatatatgtcatttccggttttcacccctataaaattttcggtttgatttgcaccctcgtaaaaattttattttccggaaaacacccataataggccattttcagaaatttttttcaagaaattttttaaaattttggttttgttgCACTGCATGCTTTGTTATTGGCCCATAACTGATGCTTTAGGGGTATacatatgtgttttttttttgttttgttttgtttctcatTGATTGAAAATAGGCTCATTCCACCATTTCCAGAATACATTCAATTATGAAATGGGAATTGATAAagttttaataaatgatttaacATGGTGCTTGCCtaactcaattttcaatacTTCGTTTAATTATCTACCCAACCTTTTATGTATTTCATTTGAGGTTGTTAGATATAGTGACAAAGGTTTAGAGTACACATTTTCTGTTTCATGTTGAGAAAAGAACAGCATTTAGTTTCATGGTGGATATTCAGCTTCTTCTGTCTTCAACTGTGAGTCAAGTTCTTCAAGTTGAAAATGTTACGGAGaatcttagaggtttcatggaTC
Above is a genomic segment from Medicago truncatula cultivar Jemalong A17 chromosome 5, MtrunA17r5.0-ANR, whole genome shotgun sequence containing:
- the LOC11433363 gene encoding protein LYK5: MAWQTLTTLIIITIITTFPKTKSQQEYVNNKQLDCENTYNSTLGNICNSIPSCQSYLTFKSTPQFNTPSSISHLLNSSASLISQSNNISTVQTLPTDTIITVPINCTCSNNNTYYQHNTSYTIQNTGETYFTVANNTYQALSTCQALIAQNPYNERKIVRGNNLTVPLRCACPTKKQSDEGFKYLLTYLVSEGESVSSIAEIFNVDPQSINEANELSSTSFIFYFTPLLIPLKNEPPQKIVKPASPPESPPPPPPAAENGSSSSSTKWVIVGVVVGVVVLLLVGVALFFLCFRRRRQQKLQPPAVGKAFSDSNTKKVSEVTSTSQSWSLSSEGIRYAVDSLTVYKYEDLQNATNFFSEENKIKGSVYRASFKGDDAAVKILKGDVSSEINILKRINHANIIRLSGFCVYKGNTYLVYEFAENNSLDDWLHSEKNKDKNYSNSMCLSWFQRVQIAHDVADALNYLHNYANPPHVHKNLKSGNILLDGKFRGKVSNFGLARVMENEGGDEGFQLTRHVIGTQGYMAPEYIENGLITPKMDVFAFGVVILELLSGREVVGSDKSNGLGDQLLASTVNQVLEGDNVREKLRGFMDPNLRDEYPLDLAFSMAEIAKRCVARDLNSRPNVSEVFMILSKIQSSTLEWDPSGDLERSRSVSQVSDSR